A portion of the Thermosipho africanus Ob7 genome contains these proteins:
- the nrdR gene encoding transcriptional regulator NrdR encodes MKCPYCGNDETRVLDSRVDSSGMTIRRRRECLKCKGRFTTYERYEFGPVFVIKKDGRREKFDRSKILSGIMKACEKTNVTLEEMEKLVDDVVNQIQKTGNLEISSLEIGKLVMEGLKKINEVAYVRFASVYKDFREIDQFLEVVKELKNEK; translated from the coding sequence ATGAAATGTCCATATTGTGGCAATGATGAAACTAGAGTACTTGATTCAAGAGTCGATTCATCAGGAATGACAATAAGACGTCGCAGAGAATGTTTGAAATGTAAAGGTCGTTTTACTACGTATGAAAGATATGAATTTGGGCCAGTTTTTGTAATAAAAAAAGATGGGCGTAGAGAAAAATTTGATAGGTCAAAGATTTTGAGTGGTATCATGAAGGCTTGTGAAAAGACTAATGTAACTCTTGAAGAGATGGAAAAGTTAGTTGATGATGTGGTAAATCAAATCCAGAAAACCGGTAATTTGGAAATTTCAAGTCTTGAGATAGGAAAGCTTGTTATGGAGGGATTAAAAAAGATCAACGAAGTTGCATATGTTAGATTTGCTTCGGTGTATAAAGATTTTAGAGAAATTGATCAATTTTTAGAAGTTGTAAAAGAATTGAAAAATGAAAAATAG
- the whiA gene encoding DNA-binding protein WhiA, with amino-acid sequence MLYTFSEDVKGELCHTVVNSELEAKSELAGFLKSRGVIIRSFNDVVVKIEVGFIPAARRIMNLMAIVGTDKKRLTMIKNKLKKKRVQIFIPFSILSKLELDILEIPAYIFEDLGLFGAFLRGVFISTGSVTDPTKNYHFEIISHNYKFLNEIQKYLFDNLGILGKIASFGQKNYRFYLKRAKDIIEILYYMGAQRNADKMEKIVSSREIKSDFNRSMNFLTANAKRVGESNAKQIRIIKNLFEKYGEDILNDELKKIALLRLENEDLSLSDLGKLFDPPLSKSMVYNRIKKIFKIYEELESKNME; translated from the coding sequence ATGTTATATACATTTTCTGAAGATGTAAAAGGTGAATTGTGTCATACGGTTGTTAACTCCGAATTGGAAGCAAAATCTGAATTGGCTGGATTTTTAAAATCAAGGGGAGTAATAATAAGGTCTTTTAATGATGTTGTTGTAAAAATTGAAGTGGGTTTTATACCTGCTGCAAGAAGGATAATGAATTTAATGGCTATAGTAGGTACTGATAAAAAAAGGTTGACAATGATTAAAAATAAGTTGAAAAAGAAGAGAGTGCAAATTTTTATTCCTTTTTCAATATTATCTAAGCTAGAGTTGGATATTCTTGAGATTCCAGCATATATATTTGAGGATCTTGGGCTATTTGGTGCATTTTTGCGTGGAGTTTTTATATCGACTGGTTCTGTAACTGATCCTACTAAAAATTACCACTTTGAAATTATTTCACATAATTATAAATTTCTAAATGAGATACAAAAATATCTTTTCGATAATTTAGGTATACTTGGTAAAATTGCAAGTTTTGGTCAGAAAAATTACAGATTCTATCTAAAAAGGGCAAAAGATATAATTGAAATTCTCTATTATATGGGAGCTCAAAGAAACGCTGACAAGATGGAAAAAATAGTAAGCTCAAGAGAAATTAAAAGTGATTTTAATAGATCTATGAATTTTCTAACGGCCAATGCTAAAAGAGTTGGTGAAAGTAACGCAAAACAGATCAGGATTATAAAAAATTTATTTGAAAAATATGGTGAAGATATTCTAAATGATGAGTTAAAGAAAATAGCACTTTTGAGATTGGAAAATGAAGATTTGAGTTTAAGTGATCTTGGAAAGCTTTTTGATCCTCCTCTTTCAAAGAGTATGGTTTATAACAGAATAAAAAAGATATTTAAGATATATGAGGAACTTGAATCAAAGAATATGGAGTGA
- the greA gene encoding transcription elongation factor GreA, translating to MKKESIYLTKEGYEKLKAELDQLKQKLMFEIAQRIKEARELGDLSENSEYQEAKNEQGRIAARINELENMLSKAEVIEGLDTNVINIGNWVLIKNLDTGEEKTIQIVTPHEADVFNNKISFESPIGRVLVGKKVGEVVKIKAPKGVFKYQILGIKI from the coding sequence ATGAAAAAAGAGAGTATTTATTTAACAAAAGAAGGGTATGAAAAATTAAAAGCAGAGCTTGATCAGTTAAAGCAAAAGCTTATGTTTGAAATAGCTCAAAGAATTAAAGAAGCTAGAGAACTAGGTGATTTATCGGAAAATTCAGAATATCAGGAAGCAAAAAATGAACAAGGAAGAATTGCAGCAAGAATTAATGAACTTGAAAATATGCTTTCAAAAGCAGAAGTTATTGAAGGATTGGATACCAATGTTATTAACATTGGTAATTGGGTGTTAATTAAGAATTTGGATACGGGAGAAGAAAAAACAATTCAGATTGTAACACCTCATGAAGCAGATGTTTTTAACAATAAGATAAGCTTTGAGTCTCCGATTGGGAGAGTTTTAGTAGGTAAAAAGGTAGGAGAAGTTGTCAAAATTAAAGCACCGAAAGGGGTATTTAAGTATCAAATTTTAGGTATCAAAATATAA